A portion of the Cydia strobilella chromosome 5, ilCydStro3.1, whole genome shotgun sequence genome contains these proteins:
- the LOC134741865 gene encoding cytochrome b-c1 complex subunit 8-like, which yields MGKHFGELAKIRGLITYKLSAHEQRAYAGAISNGLPNIFRRLRESVFRVAPPFIIGYLVYEGVEREHHRLSRKNPADFENDQ from the exons ATGGGAAAGCATTTTGGAGAGCTTGCAAAAATCAGGGGTTTAATAACCTACAAGTTGTCTGCCCATGAGCAACGAGCTTATGCTGGCGCAATCTCCAACGGCCTCCCCAATATCTTCCGTAGGCTCCGTGAAAGCGTATTCAGGGTTGCACCTC cTTTCATCATTGGATACTTGGTTTATGAGGGAGTGGAACGTGAACACCATAGGCTCAGCCGCAAGAATCCTGCTGATTTTGAAAATGATCAATAA
- the LOC134741518 gene encoding DEAD-box helicase Dbp80 codes for MANQWGQKAEELEISNKVAGLGLKQEPYNQTTESEESDDAANPAETSLLMKIIRQGLVESKLDIEVQRKDPNSPLYSVKTFEALHLKPNLLKGVYSMGFNAPSKIQETALPTLLADPPQNMIAQSQSGTGKTAAFVLAMLSRVDTNHNYPQVLCLSPTYELAIQTGEVAAKMAKFCPEIKLKYAVRGEEVPRGTKITDHIIIGTPGKMLDWSVKFNMFDLSKIKVFVLDEADVMIDRQGHQDQCIRIHKCLPSTCQMMFFSATYDAAVMEFAEIIVPNPIIIRLLREEESLDNIKQYYVKCKTAEEKYRAICNIYGVITIGQAIIFCHTRKTAGWLSEKMSKDGHSVAVLSGELTVEQRIAVLDRFRAGLEKVLITTNVLSRGIDVEQVTLVVNFDMPMDVEKRADCETYLHRIGRTGRFGKAGIAINLIDSALAMQICLAIEKHFGKKIQLLDIEDAEEIEKIGA; via the coding sequence ATGGCGAATCAGTGGGGTCAAAAAGCCGAGGAGTTGGAGATTTCCAACAAAGTTGCAGGTTTAGGATTGAAGCAAGAGCCATATAATCAAACAACAGAATCTGAAGAATCAGATGATGCAGCAAATCCAGCAGAAACTTCGTTGCTGATGAAAATTATCCGGCAGGGTCTAGTTGAATCAAAGTTAGACATTGAGGTGCAAAGAAAAGATCCTAATTCACCTTTATACTCCGTTAAGACTTTTGAGGCTCTGCATTTGAAACCAAATTTGCTTAAAGGTGTTTATTCTATGGGTTTCAATGCACCTTCTAAAATTCAAGAAACTGCTCTACCTACTCTCTTAGCTGATCCTCCTCAGAACATGATTGCTCAATCTCAGTCAGGAACAGGAAAGACTGCAGCATTTGTGTTGGCAATGTTGAGTAGAGTGGACACAAACCATAACTATCCTCAAGTCTTGTGTCTCAGCCCAACAtatgagctggctatccagacaGGTGAAGTAGCAGCCAAAATGGCTAAGTTCTGTCctgaaattaaattgaaatatgcTGTCAGAGGAGAAGAAGTGCCAAGGGGCACCAAGATCACAGACCACATAATTATTGGGACTCCTGGTAAAATGTTGGATTGGAGTGTCAAGTTTAACATGTTTGATCTGAGCAAGATTAAAGTGTTTGTATTGGACGAAGCTGATGTGATGATTGACCGGCAGGGGCACCAAGACCAATGCATTAGAATCCACAAGTGTTTACCTTCCACTTGTCAAATGATGTTTTTCTCTGCTACATATGATGCTGCTGTTATGGAATTTGCAGAGATCATAGTGCCCAATCCAATCATTATCAGATTATTGAGAGAGGAAGAATCTCTAGACAACATAAAGCAGTATTATGTAAAATGCAAAACCGCAGAGGAGAAATATAGGGCTATTTGTAACATTTATGGTGTTATTACTATTGGGCAAGCAATTATATTTTGTCACACAAGAAAGACTGCTGGTTGGTTGTCTGAGAAAATGTCTAAAGATGGGCACTCTGTTGCAGTGTTGTCTGGGGAGCTGACTGTGGAGCAAAGAATAGCAGTCCTTGACCGCTTCCGAGCTGGTCTGGAGAAAGTTCTTATCACAACTAATGTGCTGTCCAGAGGCATTGATGTGGAGCAGGTTACTTTGGTAGTTAACTTTGATATGCCCATGGATGTGGAGAAGAGAGCAGACTGTGAAACATATCTGCACAGAATTGGACGCACAGGAAGATTTGGAAAGGCTGGAATAGCAATCAATTTAATTGACTCTGCTCTGGCTATGCAAATTTGCTTGGCTATTGAAAAACATTTTGGCAAAAAGATTCAGTTACTTGACATTGAAGATGCTGAAGAAATTGAGAAGATTGGAGCCTAA
- the LOC134741546 gene encoding ER membrane protein complex subunit 10 produces the protein MKTTTAIIYFIGLLHLSVCIDFDGWLNIKIQHTLNCKGEQYCSRGNIALKSIRSGTSVIDQVHFNKQHIEDLQKLAEVDGFYSIKSLVTSADNKETEFLSSVKAQAFLDNGLSDVINAWILPSGAVIAVNFQVANGTQPIVQGSQNEYKLKSNFYLRHIDQAPVPDTASYIQKLEREREAREKGELKDNRSFLAKYWMYIVPIAIFVMISGASNPEAGAPAAR, from the exons ATGAAAACTACTACagcaataatatattttattggattgCTACATTTGTCC GTTTGCATTGATTTTGATGGCTGGCtgaatataaaaatacagcACACATTGAATTGCAAGGGTGAGCAATATTGTTCTCGAGGAAATATTGCTTTGAAGAGTATTCGGTCTGGGACTTCTGTTATTGACCAAGTACACTTTAACAAACAACATATTGAAGATCTCCAG AAATTGGCTGAAGTAGATGGATTCTACTCAATAAAATCATTGGTAACATCTGCTGATAACAAAGAGACAGAATTTCTTTCATCAGTAAAAGCCCAAGCATTTCTAGACAATGGCCTGTCTGATGTGATCAATGCATGGATCCTCCCAAGTGGAGCAGTGATTGCTGTTAACTTCCAAGTTGCCAATGGGACCCAGCCTATAGTGCAAGGCAGCCAAAATGAGTACAAATTGAAGTCTAATTTCTACCTTCGACACATAGATCAAGCACCAGT ACCAGACACGGCATCCTACATACAGAAGCTCGAACGTGAAAGAGAAGCCAGAGAAAAGGGCGAGCTGAAAGACAACAGATCATTTTTAgctaaatat TGGATGTACATTGTGCCTATCGCCATCTTCGTCATGATCTCGGGAGCCAGCAATCCAGAAGCAGGAGCACCGGCGGCGCGTTAA
- the LOC134741513 gene encoding coiled-coil domain-containing protein 22, which translates to MEEVDSIILHFLRQLNVNIDEGVKNICELPVEVIIESASKCLSAISTSIKVPTKLPTGISHRIEVAAHIALICKDLGYKNDVGYQTFLYYNEAELRQVFMFLIERLPTENKAAKSAPGSCKSSLMQAISNRIQEELAAVWIPPCCNPSNTQPVGDCVQGPLVIHKLPKTDLNEQEIILKLKEMKEFNQKKTIEQKSTEIKYDLEIACEEKLNTPVSYDTNKSLKELKETAVILRQKLDELKSDSNIMEAEFLQVQKSKERIEADLRNVQNILNSIGISNDDNEDATNVLEKVQKSMNVLHRKSEELTSKNLSLKVEIDKIKNSVDDSESERNRARKTLIALKESAKAMKDEYDKKEQNKNQLKHNYEKLKGGNRRSIYTKRILEIISNVDKQNMEIKKILDDTRELQKEINTLEGQLDRCFAIADETLFKDAKKDDQAKKAYKLLALLHSECNTIVSLVNDTGTFARDIVDIEDNIKTEKTKRTEDTLEKIQLDIKRMQKEYC; encoded by the exons ATGGAAGAAGTAGATTctattatattacattttctCCGTCAGCTGAATGT AAACATTGATGAAGGTGTCAAGAACATTTGTGAGCTCCCAGTGGAGGTCATCATCGAGTCTGCATCAAAATGCCTCAGTGCTATCAGTACATCTATAAAAGTACCAACTAAATTACCAACAGGAATATCCCACAGAATTGAAGTAGCTGCACACATAGCTTTGATCTGCAAG GACTTGGGATATAAGAATGATGTAGGATACCAGACCTTTCTATACTACAATGAAGCTGAGTTGCGACAAGTTTTTATGTTTCTCATAGAGCGGTTGCCAACAGAAAACAAAGCGGCCAAATCTGCTCCTGGAAGTTGTAAGTCCTCTCTTATGCAAGCCATAAGTAATAGGATCCAGGAGGAGCTTGCTGCTGTGTGGATCCCTCCATGTTGCAATCCTTCCAACACACAGCCTGTTGGAGATTGTGTTCAAGGTCCCTTAG ttatacATAAATTACCAAAAACTGACCTTAATGAACAAGaaataatattgaaattaaaGGAAATGAAAGAATTTAACCAGAAAAAGACTATTGAGCAGAAAAGTACTGAAATTAAGTATGACTTGGAGATAGCTTGTGAAGAAAAGCTTAATACACCTGTTAGTTATGATACCAATAAATCATTGAAGGAGTTAAAGGAGACTGCAGTCATTCTGAGGCAAAAGTTAGATGAACTTAAAAGTGATAGCAACATTATGGAAGCTGAGTTTTTACAG GTCCAAAAATCAAAAGAGAGAATTGAAGCAGATTTGAGAAATGTACAAAATATCCTAAACAGCATTGGTATAAGCAACGATGATAATGAAGATGCAACTAATGTACtagaaaaagtacaaaaaagcaTGAATGTGTTACACAGGAAGAGTGAGGAGCTAACTTCAAAAAACTTATCCCTAAAAGTAGAGattgacaaaatcaaaaacagtGTTGATGATTCTGAG TCTGAAAGGAATAGAGCCAGAAAGACCCTGATTGCATTAAAGGAATCTGCAAAAGCTATGAAAGATGAATATGACAAAAAGGAACAAAACAAAAACCAATTGAAgcataattatgaaaaattgaAGGGAGGTAATAGAAG GTCAATTTATACTAAAAGAATCCTTGAAATAATCAGCAATGTAGACAAACAAAacatggaaataaaaaaaatactggatGATACAAGAGAATTACAAAAAGAGATTAACACACTGGAAGGGCAACTTGACAGATGTTTTGCAATTGCTGATGAAACACTTTTTAAG GATGCAAAAAAAGATGACCAAGCCAAGAAAGCTTACAAGTTACTGGCCCTGTTACATTCAGAATGTAATACCATTGTTTCACTTGTTAATGACACTGGTACTTTTGCTAGGGATATTGTAGACATTGAAGACAATATCAAGACTGAAAAAACAAAACGGACTGAAGATACACTAGAGAAAATCCAACTTGATATTAAAAGGATGCAAAAAGAATATTGTTAA
- the LOC134741537 gene encoding UDP-N-acetylglucosamine transporter, translated as MDEMKKSILAPSSNRRVNNGYLKYASLVILTVQNAILGLSMRYARTRDVEMFSSAAAVLLAELVKFIICTVLVMHESGSIKRGAHSIYATVILNLEDTLRVCVPSFLYIVQNNLLYVSASNLDAATYQVTYQLKILTTAFFAVVVLKRTLKKWQWCALALLASGIALVQLSSDNGSGKVATTHLPQQSRILGFGAALAACFISGFAGIYFEKVLKESDISVWMRNVQLSLLSLPFGTVTYLINEGSLNHLLKGFDGFVWYLVILQAAGGLIVAVVVKYADNILKGFATSVAIVISCVASMYIFDFHLTLQFTVGAVLVIASIFLYGYVPKKKAEVRTSLSV; from the exons ATGGATGAAATGAAGAAATCAATTCTTGCACCAAGTAGCAACAGACGGGTGAATAATG GATATCTTAAATATGCAAGTTTAGTCATATTAACGGTCCAGAATGCCATCCTGGGTCTCAGTATGCGATATGCACGCACGCGGGATGTGGAAATGTTTTCCTCAGCAGCTG cTGTACTTTTAGCAGAGTTAGTAAAGTTTATAATCTGTACTGTTCTTGTGATGCACGAGTCGGGCAGCATTAAGAGAGGCGCCCACTCAATATATGCCACGGTGATATTAAACCTGGAAGACACTCTGCGAGTCTGTGTCCCATCCTTCTTGTATATAGTGCAAAATAATCTACTTTATGTCTCCGCGTCCAACTTGGATGCTGCAACATACCAG GTCACATAtcagttaaaaatattaacaacGGCATTTTTTGCCGTAGTGGTATTAAAACGGACTTTAAAAAAATGGCAGTGGTGTGCTTTGGCATTACTAGCCAGTGGCATAGCGCTGGTCCAACTTTCATCTGATAATGGATCGGGAAAAGTAGCAACTACACATTTACCACAGCAATCCAGAATTCTAGGATTCGGAGCTGCTTTAGCAGCTTGTTTTATATCAGGATTTGCTGGTATCTATTTTGAGAAAGTCTTGAAAGAATCCGACATATCA GTGTGGATGAGAAACGTTCAGCTAAGTTTGCTGTCGCTACCATTTGGGACAGTAACATATCTAATAAACGAAGGCTCGTTGAACCATCTTCTCAAGGGTTTCGACGGATTCGTCTGGTACTTGGTAATATTGCAAGCGGCGGGAGGGCTTATTGTCGCCGTGGTTGTTAAATACGCTGACAATATATTAAAAGGTTTTGCCACTTCCGTGGCCATAGTAATATCTTGTGTAGCATCTATGTACATATTTGATTTCCACTTGACTTTACAGTTTACGGTTGGTGCGGTATTAGTTATTGCATCTATATTCCTTTATGGTTATGTACCCAAGAAGAAAGCTGAAGTTCGGACTTCGCTAAgtgtttaa
- the LOC134741550 gene encoding large ribosomal subunit protein uL22m, whose product MNIFRNLCASGFKTIQINSIHTSAPSLAWTKSTLPKNFLSHNKKVYPPQEIGEERRPAFVCHQITNIKYSPDKLWYIACLVRGMTADEAVKQLSFVNKKGAEYVKKAILEAQELAVSQHNVEFRSNLWIAESYSGLGNVIKGIRRHARGRLGEVRYKYSHYFVRLEEGKPPKDYYKLNPQTPQQQLDSWLENMRKRKVTNSL is encoded by the exons ATGAACATTTTTAGAAATCTCTGTGCGTCAGGATTTAAAACAATTCAAATCAATTCCATTCACACTTCTGCTCCATCGTTAGCATGGACCAAATCTACATTGCCGAAGAATTTTTTGTCACACAATAAGAAAGTTTATCCCCCACAGGAAATCGGCGAGGAACGGCGACCGGCT TTTGTTTGCCACCAAATCACCAATATAAAATACAGCCCTGACAAACTATGGTATATTGCATGTCTTGTGCGGGGCATGACTGCGGATGAAGCAGTGAAACAGTTAAGTTTTGTCAACAAAAAGGGAGCTGAATATGTGAAGAAGGCTATTCTTGAGGCACAGGAGCTTGCTGTTAGTCAGCACAATGTTGAATTTAGAAGTAATTTATGGATAG CTGAATCATATTCTGGTCTAGGGAATGTGATCAAAGGTATAAGGAGGCATGCTCGCGGCAGGCTTGGTGAGGTGCGCTACAAGTACTCACATTACTTTGTGCGCCTAGAGGAAGGCAAACCACCCAAAGATTACTATAAGCTGAACCCTCAGACACCGCAACAGCAACTGGACAGTTGGTTGGAAAATATGAGAAAAAGAAAAGTTACCAACTCTTTGTAa
- the LOC134741521 gene encoding uncharacterized protein LOC134741521, whose product MMIRNLRRIPLKQNYFLFIQRQTFLTNDYQCNGAWSAQVSSSVLSKVNLHDFFNTVDQNYSTKGVISAIDVDVFANSVKESVYLDELKELLHKLRLSAETGNTLESTHHATIRNYIEFGNIEDLVKILQDPLNFGVFLDAYTANILLNKLITAQNYEQAANVASLVMLEEDFSNEITCTLCQYACYKYISAYTPPEPSPPQEKPNKVEEVKIRIKYLRNPYFDDHFDIKDTLTASGKTLAWISEKTGDNLNNNLQIIGLLVYKKYEKLLALSKNLSKSSFKTYVEVLEILKKESKNVEAVAKTTLEQCLSVLSSVGTVETSLEDSLKIAIENAINKNQNKDIASQEQLFKSWVEIREKKLQEQIKRLDRAKRLEFIQKSQTQMAEEEQKLWFFENEENIDLQIEEKEKLEDKSVTKKKNLEKSDENYIPPEILPKRR is encoded by the exons ATGATGATAAGAAATCTAAGAAGAATTCCATTGAAACAAAACTACTTTCTTTTTATTCAAAGGCAAACTTTTTTAACTAATGACTATCAGTGTAATGGTGCTTGGAGCGCTCAGGTTTCATCGTCGGTGCTCAGCAAAGTCAATCTACATGACTTTTTTAACACCGTGGACCAGAACTATTCCACCAAAGGCGTTATTAGCGCCATAGACGTGGATGTATTTGCAAATTCTGTAAAGGAATCAGTTTACCTTGACGAACTTAAAGAACTTCTCCACAAGTTGAGATTGTCTGCAGAAACTGGGAACACTTTAGAGTCTACTCATCATGCCACCATCAGGAATTACATCGAGTTTGGCAATATTGAAGATTTGGTAAAAATATTGCAGGATCCTCTTAACTTTGGTGTATTTCTTGATGCATATACTGCAAACATATtgttaaataagttaataacagCGCAAAACTATGAGCAAGCAGCTAATGTTGCATCTTTAGTGATGCTTGAGGAAGACTTTAGCAATGAAATTACTTGTACTCTCTGCCAATATGCTTGCTACAAGTATATCTCTGCATATACACCACCGGAGCCTAGTCCTCCACAAGAAAAACCAAATAAAGTAGAAGAAGTGAAGATAAGaatcaaatatttaagaaaTCCATATTTTGATGATCACTTTGACATCAAAGATACCTTAACAGCCTCTGGAAAAACACTGGCGTGGATTTCTGAGAAAACCGGTGACAATCTCAATAACAATCTTCAAATCATTGGCCTgttggtatataaaaaatatgagaAATTACTTGCTCTGAGTAAAAACCTTAGTAAATCTTCATTCAAGACATATGTTGAAGTTCTTGAAATACTTAAAAAGGAATCTAAAAATGTTGAGGCAGTAGCAAAAACAACATTAGAACAGTGTCTTTCTGTTCTAAGCTCAGTTGGAACAGTTGAAACATCTTTAGAAGACTCCTTGAAGATTGCTATTGAAAATGCTATCAATAAGAATCAAAATAAGGATATAGCTTCCCAGGAACAG CTATTCAAGTCTTGGGTAGAAATACGGGAAAAGAAACTTCAAGAACAAATAAAGCGCCTTGATAGAGCAAAACGGCTTGAATTCATCCAAAAAAGTCAGACACAAATGGCTGAGGAAGAACAGAAACTGTGGTTCTTTGAAAATGAAGAAAATATTGACCTACAAATTGAGGAAAAAGAGAAGTTGGAGGATAAAAGTgtaactaaaaagaaaaacttgGAGAAATCTGATGAAAATTATATTCCACCTGAGATATTACCAAAACGAAgataa